In Miscanthus floridulus cultivar M001 chromosome 8, ASM1932011v1, whole genome shotgun sequence, the sequence CCAGGACCGGGCGGCGGCTGGAGCGGCCCGTGCTTTGCGAGTCACGACCCCGTGACTGGTGTTCGAGAACAAACCAAGCGAAGCCTCCGACTCCGAGTCTTCTTGTCCAGGGAGGGGCATTATGATCTTTTCCCATGTTCAGAATAGTGAAAGAAATATAATGAAAATAAGAAAAGATAGGAAAAGAGAGAAAATCCTCAGATTGAAAGAATTCATGTGACCAGGATTATATTTTGAATAACTCACAAATTAGATGTCAAATCTTGATACGCACGAATTGAGTGTTAAATATTAAAATTTCTCATACTGCTTTTGGTCTCTGGGACTGCCCTTAACCACTGCCCAGCGCCTCAGGCTCTTCCGTCCCTACACCGAGTCCACCCATCGGCCCGTGCACCGTCTCCTTCCCCTTCCTACACCCCCACGCCGCACCCCACTCCCAGATCCCACTGCTCCCCAGATCCGTGCCCGAGCCCTAGTCCCCAGATCCGCCGCGGCGCCGGAGCACTCCTCCTCGCATTGGCGTCCGCGGCGCCATGGCGTGCCTCGCGATCTCCCTGCAGCCGGTGAACGGCCCGGACATCCTACTGCAAACGCGGTCCTGGCTCCCCGTCTCCCGCGCCCTCGCCGCCGTCTCCGCCTTTCGCCTCGCGCGCCTCCACCTCGCACGCGGCAAGCAACagtcctcctcatcctccgccTCCTCGGCCTCGCTCGACGCCATCGGCGACGACCCGCTCGCCGCCGCGTCGGGGCAGCTCGTTGTCGGCGTCGAGTCACAGTACCGCGTGGTGTACCGCCTCGTCAACTCCATCTACGTGCTGGGGGTCACCACCGCAGGCTCCGACCATGCCGCCCCCGCTGTCAACGCCTTCGCCGTCGCCGACGCCGTCAACCAGGCCGTCTCCGTCGTCGTCGCAGCCTGCCGTGGCGTCGACGTCACCCCCGAGAAGGTGCACCGCAAGTACCCCGAGGTCTATCTCGCTCTCGACCTCGTCCTCCACGGCGTTGGCTCCGTCCGCCTCTCCCAGATCCTTGCCACCATCCATGGCGACAACCTCGCGCGCATGGTCAACTCCTCCCCCGACGCCGAAGCCCGGGCCCGCGGCGCGGATCCCTGGCCCGCCGTCGAGCACCTCGCGCAGGACCGCCACGCTGCGAGGGAGGGCTTCTCGGGTGCCTCTTTCGAGCTTCCCCAGGAGACGCTCGCGGCTGGTGACGAATTCTCGTCTAACATCGCCCCTGCAACCACTGTTGCTACTGGGGACGAGCCACCACCTGAGGAGGCAGCACCTGTGGAGAAGGATCCCTTCGCAGCCAGTGACCTGATTAACAACAAGCCGGAGGAGGCATTGGTGGGTGGATTCAAGAAGAACAAGGAGACTGCCCTTGTGGTTGCTGATCCTGCAGCTGCACTAGCTGGATTGGAGGTCACGACTTTACCACCAGCTGAGGCAACTAAGCCGACATTTATTGGAGTTGAAGGGTTTGAGGGTGATTATGGTGGCATTGAGTTTGGCAATGATGAGGCTTCACTTGCTGAGGCGTTTGAAGGGCTCAATGCGCCATTTGGTGGTGGGCTGGATGCTTCTGAGTTTGTTACAACAACAAAGAAGGATCACAAGGACAGGACCGTCACTGGTCTTGAGCTGCTAGTAACAAGTGGGAAGCCACCAAATGCAGCTGCTGGTACTCCATTGGAAAATCTGTTGGTGACCAAGCGT encodes:
- the LOC136471808 gene encoding uncharacterized protein; translation: MACLAISLQPVNGPDILLQTRSWLPVSRALAAVSAFRLARLHLARGKQQSSSSSASSASLDAIGDDPLAAASGQLVVGVESQYRVVYRLVNSIYVLGVTTAGSDHAAPAVNAFAVADAVNQAVSVVVAACRGVDVTPEKVHRKYPEVYLALDLVLHGVGSVRLSQILATIHGDNLARMVNSSPDAEARARGADPWPAVEHLAQDRHAAREGFSGASFELPQETLAAGDEFSSNIAPATTVATGDEPPPEEAAPVEKDPFAASDLINNKPEEALVGGFKKNKETALVVADPAAALAGLEVTTLPPAEATKPTFIGVEGFEGDYGGIEFGNDEASLAEAFEGLNAPFGGGLDASEFVTTTKKDHKDRTVTGLELLVTSGKPPNAAAGTPLENLLVTKRTEMTAPELFIAEEINAEFKESILVRVGLKGTIFLRTLPLNKAAGKETEFSFRLEGTSGMKRAALQSNVLSNLQNGLFHVRTVSKEEPISLMKYSFLPKHSPLPLRMRLVKRHSGTLLSVMIQYASNPMLPQPLSNVTFIVKLPVDPTLLNVSPKAVLNRAERELRWHISEIPLKGPAGRLRARMPVDQDSKDGELEVVGMVKFAYQGPFTLSGIKLRPATDGIAQFNEVGHTFSSGIYLCI